In Limibacter armeniacum, a single window of DNA contains:
- the accB gene encoding acetyl-CoA carboxylase biotin carboxyl carrier protein, with the protein MKAPEIKDLINFIANSGLQEVNVETAEIKLHIKRNVDSAVSASPFRTEAPAAPLAPAAPVAAMPSTPVEAPAAPAAPAEAPAAAPAQDESKFVTIKSPMIGTFYLTPNPDAEAFVSVGDQVSKGQVVCIVEAMKLFNEIESEVSGKIVKVLIDNASPVEYDQPLFLVDPS; encoded by the coding sequence ATGAAAGCACCAGAAATCAAAGACTTAATTAACTTTATTGCTAATTCAGGTTTACAAGAAGTTAACGTTGAAACAGCAGAAATTAAACTTCACATTAAAAGAAATGTAGATTCAGCAGTATCTGCAAGCCCTTTCAGAACTGAGGCTCCAGCTGCTCCTTTGGCTCCTGCCGCTCCAGTAGCAGCAATGCCGTCTACACCTGTTGAAGCTCCAGCTGCACCTGCGGCACCTGCAGAAGCTCCGGCTGCTGCACCAGCACAAGACGAAAGTAAATTCGTTACTATCAAATCACCAATGATTGGTACATTCTACCTTACTCCTAACCCAGATGCAGAAGCATTTGTGTCAGTTGGTGATCAAGTATCGAAAGGTCAAGTTGTTTGTATCGTTGAGGCAATGAAACTTTTCAACGAAATTGAGTCTGAAGTATCAGGTAAAATCGTGAAAGTATTGATCGACAATGCTTCACCTGTAGAGTACGATCAGCCACTATTCTTGGTAGATCCATCTTAA
- a CDS encoding DUF4159 domain-containing protein, whose amino-acid sequence MLLFFLMQTSLVSGQNYAFKVAKLKYNGGGDWYANKTALPNLIDYCNRNLGTNINPEDEVVEVGSSEIFVYPYIYMTGHGNVVFSDQEAENLRNYLISGGFLHIDDNYGLDKFVRVEMKKVFPELDFIELPFDHPIYHQKFSFPDGLPKIHEHDGKPAQGFGLVYEGRLICFYSYECDLGNGWEDQSIYNNPEEVRRKALEMGANILAFACMNY is encoded by the coding sequence ATGCTACTGTTTTTCTTGATGCAAACTTCATTGGTATCAGGACAAAACTATGCTTTTAAAGTTGCCAAGCTAAAGTACAATGGTGGCGGTGACTGGTATGCCAACAAAACAGCTTTACCAAACCTGATTGACTATTGTAACAGGAATTTGGGTACCAATATCAACCCTGAAGATGAGGTGGTTGAGGTTGGGAGTTCCGAAATATTTGTCTATCCATACATATATATGACTGGACATGGTAATGTGGTCTTTTCTGATCAGGAAGCTGAAAACCTAAGAAATTACCTTATTTCAGGTGGATTTTTACACATTGATGACAACTACGGGCTAGACAAGTTTGTAAGGGTCGAAATGAAGAAAGTATTCCCAGAGTTAGACTTTATCGAGTTGCCATTCGATCACCCGATCTATCATCAGAAATTTAGTTTCCCTGATGGCTTGCCTAAGATCCACGAGCACGATGGAAAACCTGCTCAAGGGTTTGGTCTTGTCTATGAAGGCAGGCTGATTTGTTTCTATTCCTATGAATGTGACTTGGGTAACGGCTGGGAAGATCAATCCATATACAATAACCCTGAAGAGGTTAGAAGAAAGGCTCTTGAAATGGGCGCTAATATTCTCGCTTTCGCATGTATGAATTATTAG
- the rpmF gene encoding 50S ribosomal protein L32, which translates to MAHPKRKISRTRRDKRRTHKKLSTPTLSACPTTGEVHLRHRAYWSEGKMYYRGQVVIDNSTEEEVAE; encoded by the coding sequence ATGGCGCATCCTAAACGAAAGATCTCGAGAACTCGTAGAGACAAGAGAAGAACGCACAAAAAGCTTAGCACTCCTACATTGAGCGCTTGTCCTACAACAGGTGAGGTTCACTTGAGACATAGAGCTTACTGGTCTGAAGGTAAAATGTACTACAGAGGCCAAGTGGTAATCGACAACAGCACTGAAGAAGAAGTAGCTGAATAG
- a CDS encoding o-succinylbenzoate synthase, giving the protein MINIEYKKHILRFNFPAKTSRGAMDVKPTYFIKLTDTENPEWFGVGECSMLPGLSIDDDVNYEIYLASFCQSLMHLQDIKSIDELHDISNFPSIKFGLEMAVRDFQRNKNKKLFSNGFAEGEIRIPINGLVWMGNKNFMLEQVKTKIEKGFDCIKIKVGAINFDEELEVIKSIRDTFSSDEITIRLDANGAFKPGSDAQEKLLRLSEFEIHSIEQPIMAKQWEEMAALCAQTPIPIALDEELIGVMPDHRNQLLDMIKPQHIILKPSLIGGFTDAKDWIEKAESKDIGWWVTSALESNIGLNAICQFTANYDIKMPQGLGTGQLYHNNIDSPLTIENGEIYYDNNKDWGKVF; this is encoded by the coding sequence ATGATAAACATCGAATATAAGAAACATATTCTACGCTTCAATTTTCCTGCAAAAACTTCCAGAGGGGCAATGGATGTAAAGCCAACCTACTTTATCAAACTAACCGATACAGAAAACCCTGAGTGGTTTGGTGTTGGCGAATGTAGTATGTTGCCTGGATTAAGTATTGATGATGACGTTAATTATGAAATTTATCTGGCGAGCTTTTGCCAAAGCCTGATGCATCTTCAAGACATCAAAAGTATTGATGAACTGCATGATATCAGTAACTTCCCGAGTATAAAGTTTGGTCTTGAAATGGCTGTTAGAGATTTTCAGCGAAACAAGAACAAAAAACTGTTTAGCAATGGTTTTGCAGAAGGAGAAATTCGTATCCCAATAAATGGTTTGGTCTGGATGGGTAATAAGAACTTCATGCTGGAGCAAGTCAAGACAAAAATTGAGAAAGGGTTTGACTGCATTAAAATTAAGGTTGGTGCCATTAATTTTGATGAGGAACTGGAAGTGATTAAATCTATCAGAGATACTTTTTCCTCTGATGAGATTACAATCAGGTTAGATGCCAATGGAGCTTTCAAACCGGGTTCAGATGCCCAAGAAAAGTTGCTAAGGCTATCCGAATTTGAAATCCATTCGATAGAACAGCCAATTATGGCTAAACAATGGGAAGAAATGGCAGCCCTCTGTGCTCAGACACCTATCCCGATTGCTTTAGATGAGGAATTAATCGGTGTAATGCCAGACCATAGAAACCAACTGCTAGACATGATCAAGCCACAGCATATCATTCTTAAACCATCTCTGATTGGAGGTTTTACTGATGCTAAAGACTGGATTGAAAAAGCGGAAAGTAAAGATATAGGATGGTGGGTTACATCAGCACTTGAGTCAAATATTGGCTTGAATGCCATTTGTCAGTTTACTGCCAATTATGACATCAAGATGCCTCAAGGTTTAGGAACTGGACAGTTGTACCATAATAATATTGATTCGCCATTGACTATTGAGAATGGTGAAATCTATTATGACAATAATAAAGACTGGGGGAAGGTTTTCTAA
- a CDS encoding 16S rRNA (uracil(1498)-N(3))-methyltransferase, with product MRIFYHPDLNENLTSVELNADDSRHVAKVLRLKAGDSVLLTDGKGGQYEAEITKPDPKKSQLKIVHYEYESKLGGYGIHIAVAPTKNMDRIEYFVEKAVELGIDRITFIKTNNSERTVVKTERVKKIAVSAMKQSQKSYLPEIDEMVSLKSFLSSCDDDEKYICYVPEDPDKHLFKEAAPSKKYCVLIGPEGGFTPEEVAMATESGFEAVSLGKSRLRTETAALAACHILNLKNI from the coding sequence ATGAGGATTTTTTATCATCCGGATCTGAATGAAAATTTAACATCTGTAGAGTTGAATGCAGATGATTCTAGGCACGTAGCGAAGGTGTTAAGGTTGAAGGCGGGAGACAGTGTACTACTGACTGACGGTAAAGGAGGCCAATATGAAGCCGAAATTACCAAACCTGACCCTAAGAAAAGTCAACTTAAAATTGTACATTATGAATACGAGTCCAAACTTGGAGGCTACGGAATTCATATTGCGGTAGCCCCTACCAAAAACATGGACAGGATTGAGTATTTTGTTGAGAAGGCTGTTGAGTTGGGTATTGACCGAATCACATTTATCAAAACAAATAACTCTGAGCGGACTGTAGTCAAGACAGAAAGAGTCAAGAAAATAGCTGTATCTGCCATGAAACAGTCTCAGAAAAGCTACCTGCCTGAAATAGATGAAATGGTTTCTCTGAAATCATTTTTGAGCAGTTGCGACGATGACGAAAAATATATCTGCTATGTCCCTGAAGACCCTGACAAACACCTCTTCAAGGAAGCAGCACCAAGTAAAAAGTATTGTGTCTTGATTGGTCCTGAAGGAGGCTTTACTCCAGAAGAAGTAGCAATGGCTACAGAAAGTGGATTTGAAGCTGTAAGCCTAGGGAAAAGTCGTTTGAGAACAGAAACCGCTGCATTAGCTGCCTGTCATATCCTGAACCTTAAAAATATCTGA
- a CDS encoding DUF962 domain-containing protein, with protein sequence METKEKRYQSLKEFYPFYLSEHMNPTCRTLHFVGTSILFGVLFYAIFTQQWTFLYTLPIIGYGFAWVGHFFFEKNKPATFQYPLWSLASDFILFWHLLIGKEKFRP encoded by the coding sequence ATGGAAACAAAAGAAAAACGCTACCAAAGCTTGAAAGAGTTTTACCCTTTCTACCTTTCTGAACACATGAACCCAACCTGTAGAACGCTTCATTTTGTTGGAACCTCTATCCTATTTGGGGTTCTATTTTATGCCATATTCACCCAACAGTGGACATTCCTTTATACACTCCCCATAATTGGTTATGGTTTTGCTTGGGTTGGTCATTTCTTCTTTGAAAAAAACAAGCCTGCTACTTTTCAATATCCACTTTGGAGCCTTGCTTCAGACTTTATACTTTTTTGGCATTTGCTGATTGGAAAAGAGAAGTTCAGACCATAA
- a CDS encoding beta-ketoacyl-ACP synthase III, with product MTKMKAAITGVGAYLPDYVLTNEELSTMVETNNEWILERTGIRERRILKGEKGTSYMGVRAVQELLEKTNTRPEEIDLIICATVTADMHFPSTANLIAAEVGATNSFGYDISAACSGFLYALATGTQFIESGAHKKVIVVGADKMSSIIDYQDRTTCVLFGDGAGAVLLEPSEDETGVLDFILKHDGNGGQYLKMPAGGSLKPASHETVENREHFAKQDGRHVFKHAVVNMADVAAEIMEKNNLTGDDVSWLVPHQANKRIIDATANRMNVGSDKVMLNIDRYGNTTAATIPLCLWDYEKQLKKGDNLVLAAFGGGFTWGSVYVKWSYEGNK from the coding sequence ATGACAAAGATGAAAGCAGCCATTACAGGGGTTGGTGCATACCTTCCTGACTATGTACTTACGAATGAGGAACTGTCAACGATGGTAGAAACCAACAACGAGTGGATACTGGAAAGAACAGGGATCAGGGAGAGAAGAATCCTGAAAGGCGAAAAAGGAACATCCTATATGGGGGTGAGGGCTGTGCAAGAACTGCTTGAAAAGACAAATACTCGCCCTGAGGAAATTGACTTGATTATCTGTGCTACTGTTACAGCAGATATGCATTTCCCATCAACTGCCAACCTTATTGCCGCTGAAGTAGGTGCTACAAACTCTTTTGGTTATGACATCAGTGCGGCTTGCTCTGGTTTCCTATATGCACTTGCAACCGGTACTCAGTTTATCGAAAGCGGTGCTCATAAAAAAGTGATTGTTGTAGGTGCAGACAAAATGTCCAGCATTATTGACTATCAAGACCGTACTACATGTGTACTTTTCGGTGATGGTGCAGGTGCTGTATTGCTAGAGCCTTCTGAAGATGAAACAGGAGTTCTTGATTTCATTTTGAAGCACGATGGTAACGGCGGTCAATACCTTAAAATGCCAGCCGGAGGTAGCTTGAAGCCTGCTTCTCACGAAACTGTAGAAAACAGAGAGCATTTTGCAAAGCAAGATGGAAGACACGTATTTAAGCACGCCGTTGTAAATATGGCTGATGTTGCTGCCGAAATCATGGAGAAAAACAACCTGACAGGTGATGATGTTTCATGGTTGGTGCCACATCAGGCTAACAAGCGTATCATCGATGCTACAGCCAACCGCATGAATGTTGGTTCGGACAAAGTAATGCTGAACATCGACAGATACGGTAACACAACAGCAGCAACGATTCCACTTTGCCTGTGGGATTATGAGAAACAACTCAAAAAAGGGGACAACTTAGTCCTAGCTGCATTCGGTGGCGGATTCACATGGGGTTCAGTTTATGTGAAGTGGTCATACGAAGGGAATAAATAA
- a CDS encoding YceD family protein has translation MKKKANNAYSIDIYNLSEGKKYEFSFHVDNSLFEMFSSNLAEAIDADVEVLLSKGATTIQVDLKIKGETTLICDRSLDSFNHPIEVEERIYFKFGDHFEELDDNLIMIPENELSLDLSQALYDIISLEIPIKKIHPDLRTEEDEEDFDDEEADLGLLFFTTADDKDEEIDDEGEEDDDDDDKPIDPRWEQLKKLK, from the coding sequence GTGAAAAAGAAAGCCAATAACGCGTACAGCATCGATATCTACAACCTTTCAGAAGGTAAGAAGTATGAGTTTTCATTCCATGTAGATAATTCTCTGTTTGAGATGTTCTCATCTAACTTGGCAGAGGCTATTGATGCCGATGTGGAGGTCCTCCTTTCAAAAGGTGCCACCACGATTCAGGTAGACCTGAAGATTAAGGGAGAAACAACCCTGATTTGTGATCGCAGTCTCGATTCATTCAATCACCCGATAGAGGTGGAGGAGAGAATTTATTTTAAATTTGGAGATCACTTTGAAGAGTTGGATGACAACTTGATCATGATACCTGAAAATGAATTGAGTTTGGATTTGTCTCAGGCGCTCTATGATATTATTTCATTGGAGATTCCGATCAAAAAAATCCATCCTGATCTGAGGACAGAAGAAGATGAAGAAGACTTTGATGACGAAGAAGCTGATCTTGGACTTCTTTTCTTTACGACTGCTGATGATAAGGACGAGGAAATCGATGATGAAGGTGAGGAGGATGACGATGATGATGACAAACCAATCGACCCTCGTTGGGAACAATTGAAAAAACTTAAGTAG
- the efp gene encoding elongation factor P, with protein sequence MASTSDFRNGLCIEFNHDIYQIVEFQHVKPGKGAAFVRTKLKSIRTGKVIDNTFNSGVKVTTCRIEKRNYQFLFKDDFGFNLMDNETFEQIAVPEEQVENPDLIKDGQEVFLKYYVEKDQILGVELPQFVQLEVTYSEPGLKGDTATNATKPATLETGAEIQVPLFVNEGDVLKIDTTTRSYVERVKK encoded by the coding sequence ATGGCTAGTACATCAGATTTTAGAAATGGCCTTTGTATAGAATTCAACCACGATATTTATCAGATTGTTGAATTCCAACACGTAAAACCAGGCAAAGGCGCAGCTTTTGTAAGAACAAAGCTGAAAAGTATCAGAACTGGTAAAGTTATTGATAATACGTTCAACTCAGGTGTGAAAGTGACTACCTGTAGAATTGAGAAAAGAAATTATCAATTCCTGTTCAAGGATGACTTCGGTTTCAACTTGATGGACAATGAAACCTTTGAACAGATTGCAGTACCTGAAGAGCAAGTTGAGAATCCAGACTTGATTAAGGACGGTCAGGAAGTATTTCTTAAGTACTATGTTGAGAAAGATCAGATCCTAGGTGTTGAGCTACCTCAATTCGTTCAGCTGGAAGTAACATACTCTGAACCAGGTTTGAAAGGTGATACAGCAACCAACGCGACGAAACCTGCAACACTGGAAACAGGGGCTGAGATTCAAGTGCCACTGTTTGTTAATGAGGGGGATGTACTCAAAATTGACACAACCACTCGATCATACGTTGAAAGAGTGAAGAAATAA
- a CDS encoding RNA polymerase sigma factor yields the protein MLKEEAKSLWCQLRDGDENAFLKIYRAYYQDLYALGLSLSADKSLTKECIQQVFTDIWSNRITLSEVENVKGYLLTCLRNMTLRQLTNSNRLTSFNKDIHSSSYGSEISVEQEIIEDQRMIELRGKLLKAMDKLTIRQKELIERRFLQGMSYEEIEEETNLTRRTIYNHIHMAIQILKNSILFILLNLIAQ from the coding sequence ATGCTCAAGGAAGAAGCAAAAAGTCTTTGGTGTCAATTGAGGGATGGTGATGAGAATGCCTTTTTGAAGATATATCGGGCTTATTATCAAGACTTATATGCTTTAGGGCTCAGTTTATCAGCAGACAAGAGTCTGACCAAGGAATGCATTCAACAAGTATTTACAGATATTTGGAGTAATAGAATAACACTGAGTGAGGTAGAAAATGTAAAGGGATACCTCTTGACTTGCCTGAGAAATATGACCCTAAGGCAACTAACAAACAGTAATCGTCTAACATCCTTCAATAAAGATATTCATTCATCGAGCTATGGTAGCGAAATATCTGTGGAGCAAGAAATTATTGAGGATCAGCGAATGATTGAGCTGAGAGGGAAATTACTGAAAGCTATGGACAAGCTGACTATCAGGCAAAAAGAACTTATTGAGAGGAGATTTTTGCAAGGAATGAGTTATGAGGAAATTGAGGAGGAAACCAACCTGACACGCAGAACAATCTATAACCATATTCATATGGCTATACAGATCCTAAAAAACAGTATCCTTTTCATCCTTTTGAATCTCATTGCCCAATAA
- a CDS encoding FecR family protein: protein MDYSEYNVEDFAANESFQHYVLGSAEEDVKFWNEWLEQHPDKWEEANKARDIILGLSLQLPQEEFEQEYQKIKAFVSQQPELPKKEIVKPRSYLFGSIAAAVVLLVIAFMAWQVSKEPTSEILVASTLAGEKKEIHLEDGSTVLLNGESTLKYPEHFDGKLRAVELQGRAFFDVKKDENKPFQVKSKYLTTEVLGTTFVVDAYPSDSNEDISLLTGKVKVRSNIDSRKELAVLTPNQQLHFVQKDQSYQIKTFQTDDVIGWKNNILVFNNIPFTKVVKELELCYGIKIEIENLPNHIKSFTGKFKQQPLSNVLEGLKFSFGFDYYSVDKKHIVLKFNY from the coding sequence ATGGACTATTCAGAATATAACGTTGAGGATTTTGCTGCAAATGAATCATTCCAGCATTATGTACTTGGCAGTGCTGAAGAAGATGTGAAGTTTTGGAATGAATGGCTAGAACAGCATCCTGATAAATGGGAAGAAGCTAACAAGGCAAGAGACATCATTCTGGGCTTATCTTTACAGCTACCTCAAGAAGAGTTTGAACAAGAATATCAGAAAATAAAAGCTTTTGTCAGCCAGCAACCTGAGTTACCTAAAAAAGAGATTGTAAAGCCCAGGTCATATTTGTTTGGTTCCATAGCTGCTGCTGTGGTTCTGCTTGTCATTGCTTTTATGGCTTGGCAGGTTTCAAAAGAACCAACTTCAGAAATACTGGTTGCTTCCACTCTTGCTGGGGAAAAGAAAGAAATTCATCTGGAAGATGGGTCTACAGTACTCTTAAATGGAGAAAGCACTTTGAAATATCCCGAACATTTTGATGGAAAACTTAGGGCTGTAGAACTTCAGGGAAGGGCTTTTTTCGATGTAAAAAAAGATGAAAACAAACCATTTCAGGTAAAATCCAAATACTTAACTACAGAAGTATTAGGAACAACCTTTGTGGTGGATGCCTACCCATCTGATTCAAATGAAGATATATCCTTGCTTACTGGAAAGGTAAAGGTACGCTCCAATATCGACTCAAGGAAAGAACTGGCTGTTCTGACTCCCAACCAGCAATTACATTTTGTACAAAAAGATCAATCTTATCAGATAAAGACCTTCCAAACGGATGATGTAATAGGTTGGAAAAACAACATCCTCGTATTTAACAACATACCTTTTACCAAGGTAGTTAAGGAACTGGAATTATGTTACGGCATCAAGATAGAAATTGAGAACCTACCAAATCATATCAAGTCATTTACAGGTAAGTTTAAACAACAGCCATTAAGCAATGTCTTGGAAGGTTTGAAGTTTTCATTTGGATTTGATTACTACTCAGTAGACAAAAAACATATTGTTCTCAAATTCAATTATTGA
- a CDS encoding glycerol-3-phosphate dehydrogenase/oxidase — MKRSEMLDILKESQENQWDVLVIGGGASGLGVAYDSAMRSYKTILLEQADFAKGTSSRSTKLVHGGVRYLAQGDVTLVREALVERGLLRENAPHLVSNQAFIIPTYDWWETPYYAAGLKVYDMMAGNLGLGPSEQISKEETLEAIPNLNKDGLTGGIIYYDGQFDDARLAISLAQSAVDYEGVLVNYMKVVGLMKDTAGNIVGAVAKDMESGEEFQIKAKVVINATGVFVDDILKMDNPSSEKTIQPSQGVHIVLDKHFLQGDTAIMIPKTDDGRVLFAVPWHQKVVVGTTDTPLEKLSLEPRALEAEIDFILQTAGKYLVEMPKPEDVLSVFAGLRPLAVNNGDTNTHTKGISRSHKLIRSTSNLLSIVGGKWTTFRKMGEDVMDTAVKVGKLHNRKSITKNALIHGYTKRFEREDPLHVYGNDQLKIRKKIELSPYLGEKLHPNLPYLKAQVVWAVEEEMARTVEDVLARRTRALLLDAKASIEIAPAVAEIMASLLKKDKDWEIEQVNEYTELAHGYMIDQYHS, encoded by the coding sequence ATGAAAAGGAGTGAAATGCTTGACATCTTGAAGGAGTCCCAAGAAAACCAATGGGATGTGCTGGTGATTGGAGGCGGTGCTTCTGGGTTGGGAGTAGCTTATGATTCAGCAATGAGAAGTTATAAAACAATTTTGCTGGAGCAGGCTGATTTCGCAAAAGGTACTTCGAGTAGGAGTACAAAACTCGTTCACGGAGGAGTGCGGTACTTAGCACAAGGAGATGTCACCTTGGTAAGAGAAGCGTTGGTGGAAAGAGGATTGCTACGAGAAAATGCGCCACACCTTGTGTCTAATCAGGCTTTTATTATCCCTACATACGACTGGTGGGAAACACCTTATTACGCAGCAGGGCTGAAAGTTTATGATATGATGGCAGGCAATCTGGGGTTAGGGCCTTCTGAGCAGATTTCCAAAGAAGAAACATTGGAAGCAATTCCAAATTTGAATAAGGATGGTCTTACAGGGGGGATCATTTACTATGATGGACAGTTCGATGACGCTAGACTCGCTATCAGTTTGGCACAGTCAGCTGTGGATTATGAAGGAGTTTTGGTCAATTATATGAAGGTGGTTGGTTTGATGAAAGATACTGCCGGAAATATAGTTGGTGCTGTTGCAAAAGATATGGAATCAGGAGAGGAATTTCAGATCAAAGCAAAAGTAGTAATTAATGCAACCGGAGTATTTGTGGATGACATTCTGAAAATGGATAATCCTAGTTCTGAAAAAACAATCCAACCAAGTCAAGGGGTGCATATTGTATTGGATAAACATTTCCTGCAAGGTGATACTGCCATTATGATTCCCAAAACAGATGATGGAAGGGTGCTTTTTGCTGTACCGTGGCACCAAAAGGTGGTGGTCGGCACAACGGATACCCCATTAGAAAAGCTCTCATTGGAACCACGTGCTTTGGAAGCAGAGATCGATTTTATTCTTCAAACAGCGGGAAAATACTTAGTGGAAATGCCAAAGCCAGAAGATGTGCTTAGCGTTTTTGCAGGCTTGAGACCTTTGGCTGTAAACAACGGTGATACTAATACGCATACCAAAGGTATTTCAAGAAGCCATAAACTGATCAGGTCTACTTCTAACTTATTGTCAATTGTTGGTGGAAAATGGACGACATTCAGGAAAATGGGAGAGGATGTGATGGATACGGCTGTCAAAGTAGGGAAACTGCATAACCGAAAATCTATTACAAAAAATGCCCTGATTCATGGTTACACCAAACGGTTTGAGCGGGAAGATCCTTTACATGTTTATGGAAATGATCAGCTCAAAATCAGAAAGAAAATAGAATTGAGTCCTTATTTGGGTGAAAAACTTCACCCAAATTTACCTTACCTGAAAGCACAAGTGGTATGGGCAGTAGAGGAGGAAATGGCTAGAACAGTGGAGGATGTCTTGGCAAGAAGAACAAGGGCCTTATTACTGGATGCCAAAGCCAGTATTGAAATAGCTCCAGCCGTAGCTGAAATAATGGCGTCCTTACTCAAAAAGGATAAAGATTGGGAAATAGAACAGGTAAATGAGTATACTGAATTGGCACATGGTTATATGATAGACCAATACCATTCTTGA
- the accC gene encoding acetyl-CoA carboxylase biotin carboxylase subunit: MFNKILIANRGEIALRVIRTCAEMGIKTVAVYSTADRDSLHVKFADEAVCIGPSNSAASYLNIPNIIAAAEITNADAIHPGYGFLSENAEFSAICAENNIKFIGADADMINKMGDKATAKATMQAAGVPLIPGSDGLLASVEEGLKIAEEIGYPVILKATAGGGGRGMRIVNEPSEFEKAWNSARQEAGAAFGNDGMYLEKFVVNPRHVEIQIVGDQYGNVSHLSERDCSIQRRHQKLVEETPSPAITPEIREAMGEAAVRGAKAIKYEGAGTVEFLLDVEGNFYFMEMNTRIQVEHPVTEQVTGFDLIREQIKVAAGEPISGKHYEPKAFSMECRINAEDPEKDFRPSPGTITTLHLPGGPGVRVDTHVYAGYTIPPNYDSMIAKLIVTAETREEVLRRMKRALNEFVIEGIKTTIPFHLKLMDNEQFKSGDFTTKFLETYSYETL; encoded by the coding sequence GTGTTTAATAAGATACTAATTGCCAACAGAGGTGAGATTGCTTTGAGAGTAATCAGAACCTGTGCTGAGATGGGGATCAAAACTGTAGCTGTTTACTCAACAGCAGATAGAGACAGTCTCCACGTGAAGTTTGCTGATGAGGCTGTGTGCATCGGTCCCTCAAACAGTGCTGCTTCATACCTGAATATACCAAACATTATTGCTGCAGCAGAGATTACAAATGCTGATGCAATTCACCCTGGTTACGGTTTCCTTTCAGAGAATGCAGAGTTTTCTGCGATCTGTGCCGAAAACAACATCAAGTTTATCGGTGCTGATGCTGATATGATCAACAAAATGGGAGACAAGGCTACTGCTAAAGCAACGATGCAAGCAGCAGGTGTTCCTTTGATTCCAGGCTCTGATGGCCTACTTGCCTCAGTGGAAGAAGGCTTAAAGATTGCTGAAGAAATTGGTTACCCAGTGATCTTGAAAGCGACTGCCGGTGGTGGTGGTCGTGGTATGCGTATCGTAAACGAGCCAAGCGAATTTGAAAAAGCTTGGAACAGTGCTCGTCAGGAAGCTGGCGCTGCATTCGGTAACGATGGTATGTACCTAGAGAAATTTGTGGTAAACCCTCGCCACGTTGAGATCCAGATTGTAGGAGATCAGTATGGCAACGTAAGCCACTTGTCTGAAAGAGATTGCTCTATTCAGAGAAGACACCAGAAGCTAGTGGAAGAAACTCCTTCACCAGCTATTACTCCTGAAATCCGTGAAGCAATGGGTGAGGCTGCTGTAAGAGGTGCCAAAGCCATCAAATACGAAGGAGCTGGTACTGTTGAATTCCTGTTGGATGTAGAAGGCAACTTCTACTTTATGGAAATGAACACCCGTATTCAGGTAGAGCACCCAGTTACTGAGCAAGTAACAGGATTTGACCTGATCAGAGAGCAGATCAAAGTAGCTGCAGGAGAGCCAATCTCAGGTAAGCACTATGAGCCTAAAGCTTTCTCTATGGAGTGTCGTATCAATGCTGAGGATCCAGAAAAAGATTTCCGTCCTTCACCAGGTACGATCACTACACTTCACCTACCAGGTGGACCAGGTGTAAGAGTAGATACGCACGTATACGCTGGATACACAATTCCTCCTAACTATGACTCGATGATTGCGAAGCTAATCGTAACAGCTGAGACAAGAGAGGAAGTATTGAGAAGAATGAAGCGTGCATTGAATGAGTTCGTAATCGAAGGGATCAAAACAACTATTCCTTTCCATCTGAAATTGATGGACAACGAGCAATTCAAGTCAGGAGACTTCACTACGAAGTTCCTTGAAACATACTCATACGAAACGCTATAA